In one window of Waddliaceae bacterium DNA:
- a CDS encoding rRNA pseudouridine synthase, which produces MIRLSKIMASRGICSRREADEYIAKGWVVVDGTVVDVLGTKVSEDAVIVLDRRASQRQKAKVTIAVNKPIGYVSSPAVDKGYKDARDLITPEDQWRQRGDIDLKPEHLKKLAVAGRLDIDSKGLMLFTQDGTVAKKLIGDNTKLTKEYLVRVEGDLSDEGMELLRYGLELDGLKLRPAEVEWINDDQLRFVLRQGRKRQIRRMCEAVGLEVTGLKRVRVGNIMLGNLPEGMWRFVGEEEIE; this is translated from the coding sequence ATGATACGATTATCAAAGATTATGGCGTCGCGAGGGATATGCTCCCGTCGTGAAGCCGACGAATATATTGCGAAGGGATGGGTCGTCGTCGATGGCACCGTCGTCGATGTCTTGGGCACCAAGGTCTCCGAAGACGCCGTCATCGTCCTTGACAGAAGGGCGTCACAGCGTCAGAAGGCCAAGGTCACCATCGCCGTCAACAAACCTATAGGCTATGTGTCCTCCCCTGCTGTCGACAAAGGCTACAAAGATGCCCGCGATCTTATAACTCCTGAAGACCAGTGGCGTCAGCGTGGTGATATTGATCTTAAGCCTGAGCATCTTAAAAAGCTCGCCGTTGCTGGCAGGCTCGACATAGACTCCAAAGGTCTGATGCTTTTCACACAAGATGGCACGGTTGCGAAGAAACTCATCGGCGACAATACGAAGCTTACAAAGGAGTACCTTGTCAGGGTCGAAGGCGACCTTTCTGATGAGGGCATGGAGTTATTACGCTATGGTCTCGAGCTCGACGGCTTAAAACTTAGGCCAGCAGAAGTCGAATGGATAAATGACGACCAGCTACGTTTTGTTTTGCGTCAGGGACGTAAAAGGCAGATACGCCGTATGTGCGAAGCTGTAGGGCTTGAAGTTACGGGCTTGAAGCGCGTAAGGGTCGGAAATATCATGCTAGGGAATCTCCCTGAAGGTATGTGGCGTTTTGTTGGAGAGGAAGAGATCGAGTAA
- a CDS encoding serine/threonine-protein kinase: MPTWLTDNIISDLKEHTYVKERLKTHYLMRGESGNVIYLLPRKYHERPVPIIGMYSDVYIYDAYRLSDKKVHKVAIKVFKKESEFRYEKAVTGDIRKHPDMGPNSPILPCDHFKFADETLDSLKNRHVLVFEAADYNLHTFNQKNIFTILGVKKIAYDIFSQLAGLHRIRIIHNDIKLENILVKLKGPAEKRTFPSAHIGDFGISRSPEIEDTDGVIPRTVQTVYYRAPEVCRGETPTPAIDVWSVACIIFDLVTKKILFDSGYRVINTDYTISDQSGHHLQHIKRVFKSSFFNPRTQPTDEKIRESLKALLNPKRWWQWSIKEAFPKQDSDNLIDLLARCLVFDPEKRLTAKDALGHDFFDDVRDQGSSTAIN; this comes from the coding sequence ATGCCAACGTGGTTAACTGACAACATAATATCTGATCTCAAAGAACATACTTATGTCAAGGAAAGACTGAAAACGCATTATCTTATGCGCGGAGAAAGCGGCAACGTAATATATTTACTGCCAAGAAAATATCATGAGCGGCCAGTGCCGATAATAGGAATGTATTCTGACGTATATATATACGATGCTTACAGACTTAGTGACAAAAAAGTTCACAAGGTTGCGATAAAAGTTTTTAAAAAGGAAAGCGAGTTCCGTTATGAAAAAGCTGTCACCGGCGACATAAGAAAACATCCGGACATGGGCCCGAATAGTCCAATTCTTCCTTGTGATCATTTTAAATTTGCTGATGAAACCCTCGACAGTCTTAAAAACAGACACGTCCTTGTCTTCGAAGCAGCTGATTACAACTTACATACTTTTAATCAAAAAAACATCTTTACTATTTTAGGTGTCAAAAAAATAGCATATGACATCTTCAGCCAGCTTGCCGGTCTTCACCGCATTAGGATCATCCATAATGACATTAAGCTAGAAAACATTTTAGTAAAATTAAAAGGCCCTGCGGAAAAAAGAACATTTCCTTCTGCACATATCGGCGATTTTGGGATATCAAGAAGTCCTGAAATTGAAGACACCGACGGTGTTATACCAAGAACGGTACAAACGGTCTATTACCGCGCTCCTGAAGTATGCCGCGGGGAAACGCCTACACCTGCTATCGACGTATGGAGTGTCGCCTGTATCATCTTCGACCTAGTAACAAAAAAAATACTTTTCGATAGCGGTTATAGAGTCATCAATACGGATTATACGATAAGTGATCAAAGCGGTCATCATCTTCAACATATTAAACGCGTTTTTAAATCTAGCTTTTTCAACCCCAGAACACAACCAACCGACGAAAAGATACGCGAATCACTAAAAGCGCTTTTGAATCCCAAAAGGTGGTGGCAATGGAGCATAAAGGAAGCTTTCCCCAAACAAGACTCTGACAATCTTATAGACCTGCTTGCTAGGTGCCTTGTTTTCGACCCTGAGAAGCGTCTCACCGCAAAAGACGCTCTTGGGCATGACTTTTTCGATGACGTACGGGATCAAGGCAGCTCTACAGCAATTAACTAA
- a CDS encoding ribonuclease Z: protein MSVRDITILGCSSQQPTRHRNHGAYLVRWNNEGLLFDPGEGCQRQFIHANVAPTCVKRIFISHFHGDHCLGLGSMLMRLNLDKVTHTIHCYYPASGQKFFRRLRYSTIYHETITVVEHPVSEEGIVEDDGNFKIEAAFLEHGGIDNIGWRITEPDTRKFDKAKLDEYGIVGPMIKELTKKGTITADNKTVTLDDVSTIRHGDALSVVIDTRYCQKAIDIARGAKTLICESTYLEEHKKLANKHYHLTAKEAATIAKEADVKNLILTHFSARYNNAKDFIEEASAVFPNVDVAEDFKVFQFTK from the coding sequence ATGTCAGTACGCGATATTACAATACTAGGATGCTCGAGCCAACAACCAACACGCCACAGAAACCACGGCGCGTACCTTGTAAGGTGGAACAACGAAGGCCTTCTCTTCGATCCCGGCGAAGGATGCCAGCGGCAGTTCATCCATGCCAACGTCGCTCCCACCTGTGTAAAACGTATATTCATATCACACTTCCACGGAGACCACTGCCTAGGGCTAGGATCTATGCTTATGAGGCTGAACCTCGACAAAGTTACACATACAATACACTGCTACTACCCCGCCAGCGGACAGAAGTTCTTCAGGCGCCTACGTTACAGCACGATATACCACGAAACAATAACCGTAGTAGAACATCCCGTCAGTGAAGAAGGCATCGTCGAAGACGATGGCAACTTCAAAATCGAGGCGGCCTTCCTAGAACATGGCGGCATTGACAACATCGGATGGAGGATAACAGAACCCGACACCAGGAAGTTCGACAAAGCAAAACTCGACGAATATGGCATAGTAGGGCCTATGATAAAAGAGCTTACGAAAAAAGGGACGATAACAGCAGACAACAAGACGGTAACGCTCGACGATGTCAGCACTATACGCCATGGCGATGCTCTAAGCGTCGTCATCGACACGCGATACTGCCAGAAAGCCATCGACATCGCCCGCGGCGCAAAGACGCTCATCTGCGAAAGCACATACCTCGAAGAGCATAAAAAACTCGCCAATAAACACTACCACCTCACCGCCAAAGAAGCCGCCACTATAGCAAAAGAAGCCGACGTAAAAAACCTCATACTCACACACTTCTCAGCACGATATAACAACGCCAAAGACTTCATCGAAGAAGCCAGCGCCGTTTTCCCAAACGTCGACGTCGCCGAAGATTTCAAAGTCTTTCAGTTCACTAAGTAA
- a CDS encoding rhomboid family intramembrane serine protease has protein sequence MRLIATIDNADDAYEFSGFLISQGLENSCEPVPSEGGPSYAIWVLDESKVEESMRWYRSFSENPNDPRFRGHKIHRDDKKQKESSKKGGGAAKQPRSIPFGKLTLSIIAICVMLFVVVELSVVFKNVSSEKTYVTKLVSPVMRTLLYDFPDYYTPSQWSGFYEEFMLWYHDKEHYSFPEVMLFKKISDGEVWRLFTPCLLHGDLFHILFNMLWVFILCNQIEQRIGIAKALALIITTGIVSNTVQYLVSGPFFIGFSGVVCGMVAFIWMRHRQAPWEGYPLPSSSIHFIAFFVFALFVIGTISFSAQIFGYSLPFALNIANTAHISGGVAGALIGKTNLLKAR, from the coding sequence ATGAGACTTATCGCCACCATCGACAATGCCGACGACGCCTATGAATTTTCTGGGTTCCTAATATCTCAGGGGCTAGAAAACTCCTGTGAGCCCGTGCCTTCCGAAGGAGGTCCTTCTTATGCTATATGGGTTCTTGACGAGAGCAAAGTAGAAGAAAGCATGCGTTGGTATCGTTCTTTTTCCGAGAACCCTAACGACCCCCGTTTCCGCGGACATAAAATCCACCGTGACGACAAAAAACAAAAAGAAAGCAGCAAAAAAGGCGGCGGCGCTGCAAAGCAGCCACGTTCTATTCCTTTCGGCAAGCTTACGTTGTCGATCATAGCGATATGTGTGATGCTTTTTGTTGTAGTAGAGCTTAGCGTTGTCTTTAAAAACGTTTCTTCCGAGAAGACCTACGTGACAAAGCTTGTGTCTCCTGTTATGAGGACTCTCCTCTACGACTTTCCCGACTATTATACGCCATCGCAGTGGAGTGGCTTCTACGAAGAGTTTATGTTGTGGTACCACGACAAGGAACATTATTCTTTTCCTGAAGTGATGCTTTTCAAGAAAATCTCCGACGGCGAGGTGTGGAGGCTTTTTACGCCATGCCTTCTCCATGGAGACCTCTTTCACATCCTTTTTAATATGCTATGGGTTTTTATCCTATGCAACCAGATAGAGCAACGTATCGGCATCGCCAAAGCCCTAGCCCTTATCATTACTACCGGCATCGTCTCCAACACGGTGCAGTACCTCGTCAGCGGGCCTTTCTTCATAGGTTTTTCCGGCGTGGTTTGTGGCATGGTGGCGTTTATATGGATGCGGCATCGTCAAGCCCCATGGGAAGGGTATCCCCTGCCGAGCTCTTCGATACACTTCATCGCGTTCTTCGTCTTTGCTCTTTTCGTTATAGGGACGATATCATTCTCAGCACAGATTTTTGGCTATTCACTCCCCTTCGCCCTAAACATTGCCAATACAGCACACATCTCCGGAGGCGTCGCTGGTGCGCTAATAGGGAAAACTAACCTTTTAAAAGCGAGATAA